CGGACCCGAGCCGAGGATGGCAGTATCGAGCAGGTCGAACCGCGACAGCGGATCTATGTCATGCTGTTTATGCGGACCTTCTGGCTGTCGGCGCTGATCACCTTCCTGACCTTCGCGCTGGGCTTTCCGATCGCGCATTTGCTGGCGACCCTGCCGATGCGGAAATCCAACCTGCTGATGATCTTGGTGCTGCTGCCCTTCTGGACCTCGCTTCTGGTCAGGACGACATCATGGATGGTGCTGTTGCAGCAACAAGGCGTGATCAACGATATCCTGGTCTGGATGGGTGTGATCGGCGGCTCGCAACGCTTGCAGATGATCTATAACCAGGCGGGGACGATCATCGCCATGACGCATATCCTGCTGCCCTTCATGATCCTGCCGCTCTATTCGGTGATGCGCACGATCAACCCGTCCTATGTCCGGGCCGCCCGCAGCCTGGGCGCGACGAGCTGGACGGCGTTCCGCCGGATCTATTTCCCGCAGACCCTGCCGGGGCTGGGGGCGGGGGCGCTGTTGGTCTTCATCCTCGCGGTCGGCTATTACATCACACCGGCGCTGGTCGGCGGTGCGAGCGGGCAGCTGATCTCGAACCTGATCGCGCAGCATATGACCGACACGTTGAACTGGTCCATGGCGGCGGCGCTGGCAGCGCTGCTGTTGGGATCGGTGCTGATCCTCTACTGGCTGTATGACCGGCTGGTGGGCGTAGACAATCTGAAATTGGGGTAATCGCGAATGGCTGTTCCATCATATGCCACGCGGCTGGAGCGTGTCTGGCACTATACCTACCTGGTGCTGTGCGGGTTGATCTTCTTCTTCCTGATCGCCCCGATCGTGGTGATCATCCCGTTGTCCTTCAATACCGAGCCCTATTTCACCTTTACCGAGAAGATGCTGTCCTTCGATCCCGAGGGATACAGCATGCGCTGGTATGACAGCCTGCTGACCTTTGGCATGAGCGCACCCGACGGGCCTCGCGATGCAAGCTGGTGGGCGGATTCCTGGGCCAATGCGAAATGGGTGAAGGCGGCGAAGAACTCGATCATCATCGGGGTTTTCTCGACGCTGCTGGCAACCTCGCTGGGCACGCTTGCCGCGCTGGGCCTGTCGCGACCGGAGATGCCGTTCCGGCGGGCGATCATGGCGATCCTGATCTCGCCGATGATCGTGCCGCTGATCATCACCGCGACGGGGATGTTCTTCTTCTACTCGAACCCTTGCGAGCTTCTGGGGCTGATCGGGCTGCCGACCGATTGCGGGCGGCTGGCGGGCACCTATCTGGGGGTGATCCTTGCCCATGCGACCTTGGGAATTCCCTTTGTCATCATCACGGTGACGGCGACGCTGGTGGGTTTCGACCAGTCGCTGAACCGGGCGGCGGCCTCGCTTGGGGCCAATCCGCGGACGACATTCTTCCGGGTGACCATGCCGCTGATCCTGCCGGGCGTGATCTCGGGCGCGCTGTTCGCCTTTGTCACCAGCTTTGACGAGGTGGTGGCGGTGCTGTTCATCGCAGGGCCCGAGCAGCAGACCATCCCGCGGCAGATGTGGAACGGCATCCGTGAACAGATCAGCCCGGCGATCCTGGCGGTGGCGACGCTGTTGGTGCTGTTCTCGATTGCGCTTCTGACGACGGTCGAGCTGTTGCGTCGCCGGTCCGAGCGGATCAGGGGGCTGACGCCGCAGTAAACCCTCTGCAGTAAATCCGGAGCTGAGGCCGGGCGATGAGCGGTGGGCTGCCGATCCCGCGTGGGGTATTGCGACGATTCCGGTAATCGGACGTTAATTCTATCCAGAGCGGAACCAATCTAGGTAATTACGCGTATATCATATACAGACTTCTGGTGGCAGAAGCTGTGTACAGCAGGACTTCATACCTCCTGTTGATACGTTCACGAGTATTCACCCGCGCCATCACCGGCGCGGGTTTTTTCATAGGTAATCATGCGCATGGACTGAACGGTTCAGTTCCGTCATGGTGAGCGGCACAACGGTCATCGTTCCCGTTGTTGTGTGTCCAGATACTTGCCCGCGCCGTCTCTCTGGCGTGGGCATTTTTTTGGGTGCACTCTGCCGGACAAGGCATTTTTCACATTGCTGACATATGGGCGCGGTAGGGTGCCCGCATTGTTGCTCGTATCGATTTTCAGGCAGGTATCCTCCCGGCGGGGCCTCTCGCACCGTGCAGGGGACAATGTTTTTCAGTTAGCCCGCCCTTCGTGGCGGGCTTTTTCATGCGGCATTCCGGTGCTTCGGACCTCATGCTAGGGCAGTTTTCGGTTAATCAGGCTCAGTTCCGAATTGCGTCCCGCGATGGCCGGGGGCGCTGCCCCCGGACCCCCGGGATATTTGCATGAAGAAGAAGCGGGGAGAGTGATTTCGATAAAGCGCGAATTGCTCTAGGGTACCGGGGAACATGACCGAGGCCGGAGCCGGAAGTGGAACTGCATCAAATCAGCCTGACGGGCGCGGTGGGACGAATCCGGTCGGGCGAGATCTCTGCGCTGGAATACTCGACGGCGCTTGTCGAACGGGCGCAGGCTTTCAGCACCTTGAACGCGTTCACATATTTCGATCCCGAGCGGGTTCTGGACGCGGCAAGGCAGGCCGATCTGCGCCAAGCAAGGGGAGAGGCGCTGGGCCCGTTGCATGGCGTGCCATTGGCGATCAAGGACAGTATCGATATCGAGGGGCTGCCGACGGGCGGCGGCACGCCGGTGCTGCGCGACAATATCGTCCGGCGCACGGCACCGATGATCCGGTCGCTCTTCGATGCCGGGGCGCTTTGCTTCGGGAAGACCAATCTTTACGAGCTTGCCTTTGGCATCACCAGCAACAACCGGCATACGGGTGCGGTCCGGAACCCCTGCGATTCGGAGCGTTCGGCGGGTGGAAGCAGCGGCGGATCGGCTGCGGCAGTCGCCGCCGGTATGGTTCCTGCGGCGATCGGGTCGGACACGGCGGGCTCTGTCCGCATTCCGGCGGCGCATTGTGGCATCCTTGGCTTTCGGCCATCGCATGGGCGCTATGACAGCACCGGGTTCATGCCGCTCTTTCCGTCGCGTGATGCGCCCGGGGTGATGGCCCGTTCGGTGGAAGATCCGTTGCGCTCGGTCGGGCGGCGGGCGCTTTTGTCCGGGGCCAATCTGCTGGCGATCGGGGATGGATCGGCGGAGCGGTGGGAATTGCTGCAATTCGCCCGGGCCGAGCCGGTGGGTGACGGGATCTGGGAAATCCGCGAACGTCTGCGCGGGCAGGCGGGGACGGATGGGGTGATGCCTCGCCTTTGGCCAGCCGGGTCGCTG
This region of Paracoccus saliphilus genomic DNA includes:
- a CDS encoding ABC transporter permease; amino-acid sequence: MAHASDPQAATSAAAAPDGPLTTADGKPLAWSLARSQARARRRAFFLVLPLLAFILITFVVPIGQMLQRSFYNDGFSANMPEISQWFAENPRGTEPNDAAWTALANDLLASAEERSIGVVGTRINYDVPGTRSLFTSTGRKVRRGIEPPYREALLEMDEDWADPQLWGAMRDASRPVTSNFYLAAVDRTRAEDGSIEQVEPRQRIYVMLFMRTFWLSALITFLTFALGFPIAHLLATLPMRKSNLLMILVLLPFWTSLLVRTTSWMVLLQQQGVINDILVWMGVIGGSQRLQMIYNQAGTIIAMTHILLPFMILPLYSVMRTINPSYVRAARSLGATSWTAFRRIYFPQTLPGLGAGALLVFILAVGYYITPALVGGASGQLISNLIAQHMTDTLNWSMAAALAALLLGSVLILYWLYDRLVGVDNLKLG
- a CDS encoding ABC transporter permease, whose translation is MAVPSYATRLERVWHYTYLVLCGLIFFFLIAPIVVIIPLSFNTEPYFTFTEKMLSFDPEGYSMRWYDSLLTFGMSAPDGPRDASWWADSWANAKWVKAAKNSIIIGVFSTLLATSLGTLAALGLSRPEMPFRRAIMAILISPMIVPLIITATGMFFFYSNPCELLGLIGLPTDCGRLAGTYLGVILAHATLGIPFVIITVTATLVGFDQSLNRAAASLGANPRTTFFRVTMPLILPGVISGALFAFVTSFDEVVAVLFIAGPEQQTIPRQMWNGIREQISPAILAVATLLVLFSIALLTTVELLRRRSERIRGLTPQ
- a CDS encoding amidase family protein, producing the protein MELHQISLTGAVGRIRSGEISALEYSTALVERAQAFSTLNAFTYFDPERVLDAARQADLRQARGEALGPLHGVPLAIKDSIDIEGLPTGGGTPVLRDNIVRRTAPMIRSLFDAGALCFGKTNLYELAFGITSNNRHTGAVRNPCDSERSAGGSSGGSAAAVAAGMVPAAIGSDTAGSVRIPAAHCGILGFRPSHGRYDSTGFMPLFPSRDAPGVMARSVEDPLRSVGRRALLSGANLLAIGDGSAERWELLQFARAEPVGDGIWEIRERLRGQAGTDGVMPRLWPAGSLVVLIDGAVRQVALPPSARGQERFWRIGPALRAPDDASYRGLVTGARGIGLRPYAPCHLRIEGRRVSWIRRARVDGDGWDGPDVPLGEAREAYLLRLSRGGEVIHQVQVPVPEYRVPEEVWSAALAGGAFTVAVAQLSDQFGAGPFVRRDFNDGA